A genome region from Cervus canadensis isolate Bull #8, Minnesota chromosome 10, ASM1932006v1, whole genome shotgun sequence includes the following:
- the MKX gene encoding homeobox protein Mohawk isoform X2, whose product MNTIVFNKLSGAVLFEDRGAPERDRGGRPYGGVLDSPHARPEVGITDGPPLKDNLGLRHRRTGARQNGGKVRHKRQALQDMARPLKQWLYKHRDNPYPTKTEKILLALGSQMTLVQVSNWFANARRRLKNTVRQPDLSWALRIKLYNKYVQGNAERLSVSSDDSCSEDGENPPRNHMNDGGYNNPVHHPVIKSESSVIKAGVRPESRASEDYVSPPKYKSSLLNRYLNDSLRHVMVTNAAMMGKTRQRNHSGSFSSNEFEEELVSPSSSETEGNFVYRTDTLENGSSKGDSY is encoded by the exons ATGAACACCATCGTCTTCAATAAGCTCAGCGGCGCTGTGCTTTTTGAGGACCGCGGGGCTCCGGAGCGGGATCGGGGCGGCCGGCCCTACGGCGGCGTCCTGGACAGTCCCCACGCTCGCCCCGAGGTGGGCATTACGGACGGCCCGCCCCTCAAGGACAACCTGGGCCTGAGACACCGGAGGACCGG GGCCCGGCAGAACGGCGGGAAGGTGCGGCACAAGCGGCAGGCCCTGCAGGACATGGCGCGACCCCTGAAGCAGTGGTTGTACAAGCACCGCGACAACCCGTATCCCACCAAGACCGAGAAGATTCTCCTGGCGCTCGGCTCGCAGATGACGCTGGTGCAG GTGTCAAATTGGTTTGCTAATGCAAGACGTCGGCTTAAGAATACTGTTCGACAGCCAGATTTAAGCTGGGCCTTAAGAATAAAGTTATACAACAAGTATGTTCAAGGGAATGCTGAGCGGCTCAGTGTGAGCAGTGATGACTCCTGTTCTGAAg ATGGAGAAAACCCTCCACGAAACCACATGAATGATGGAGGCTATAATAATCCAGTTCACCATCCCGTGATTAAAAGTGAGAGCTCAGTCATAAAGGCTGGAGTCCGGCCAGAGTCACGAGCCAGTGAGGACTACGTATCACCCCCCAAATACAAGAGCAGCTTGTTGAATCGTTACCTTAACGACTCTTTGAGACACGTCATGGTCACAAATGCGGCCATGATGGGAAAGACAAGGCAAAGAAACCATTCGGGATCTTTTAGTTCCAATGAGTTTGAGGAGGAGTTGGTATCTCCCTCGTCGTCAGAAACGGAAGGCAACTTTGTCTATCGCACAG